The window AGATGAGATGATACAATCCTAGGGTTAGTAACGATGCTGAAGCGAAGAGCTTGTACATCATCTCTCCCATTTTTGATTCTGATGCTTCAATTTGGCCGGGATTTGTTAAGACTCAGAAACCCTTTCTCCGATCTGATTAAAGGAGATGGATTTTAGAAGATGAACTGCTCCTTTGAGTTGACCGGTTTTAATTGCTTAAACCAGCTGAATTTTTCGGTTATCGGCGATTATAGCACCATTTAAACCGGTTTAATTATGGACTTTCCCGGTATTTTTGAACACTATGATGTTGCACGCTCTAATTAGAAATGGAATTATACTATTTAATGTGTTGATGACGGACCAATAGTCATAATTTAACTCATAGAGCATACAAACAAAGAATGAGCAGCTTTAAttaacaagcaaacaaaactgCTATAGTATAGAGTATAGACACTGAGAGGGAGATTCAGCTTgttgtttaaagaaaatatgacAAAACGGTGGCTGCAATAGCTAATGTTGTCATCAAGTAGGACTGAGAAAATGTGTTGCCAATATTTGAGGAGCTTCGGTTTGAGTTTGTAGATCCTCGAGATCCTGCAAGAACACACAAGATTCATAAGAAAACATCTTttgattgaaataaaaatagagagTTTGAGTGTGTACGATTTAAGCAGGCAATAGGATTGACGTGTTCTCCACATCGAGCAGGCAACATTTGAGCATCATTGACATCGATGCCAGCTCGCTCGGCTTGAGAACTCCCTCGGTTACTAATCATCCGGCACAAGCACTCTGGATTGTTCCTTATCACTGATTTGAGAGGGTTACAACAAACTTGAGGGACTTCCTTAGTCCCATTCAGGTAATTGAGGCATGGAGCAAGCTGGTTTAGGCATGAAGCGCTTTGCCCACTTGTCTGCACCCCCAAGTTGGCTACAACTAGAACAAGTGCAGCTGCAATGACATAGAACAACTTCATCTCCATTATCaccttaatttaatttactctTTTTGGTGTTGTTCCTGAACCACTTATGTACTTgttcattttttatatgtttggtGACCAGCTTTTGAGATAGGTAGACATGGCTCACCAGTCAAAACCTACTACAGTATCATCTTTTGACCATCCTAACTTGGTAAGTTACCAGAAGGCAGAAGCcatcatcaaattatttaaatatggaACATTCACATTACATAAGCAAACACCAAAAAATCACAGATGCAGATCATTCCAACCTACATAATTCTAGTTCTACCAAGGAAACGTACAcagatttttgaaatttaggCTAAACAATAAATTTAGGTACATGAGTCATCCGAAACCATAGCCCATCAGACATCTTCATGAATGGGCCTCTGAGGTATAAGGCCCATTATATGTGAAGGTAACACAAGAgtaattttcttgtttacatTAATAAGGTACAAAGGGGTAATAAACTTGTTATTGAAAAACTAATGACAAACAGTCACTTTGATCATAAACAGAGAGATCAAGGACGgctaaacataaatataaacccaaaagaaagaaaaaggtacaAATGAGGAAGGTATTAAATATGGGATGTGAAAGAATATTTAGGAGCCGAAGTGGTTGAAACCTTGAGGCAAAGAGTCAGAAACCGGAGGCATTCTGCTG is drawn from Camelina sativa cultivar DH55 chromosome 8, Cs, whole genome shotgun sequence and contains these coding sequences:
- the LOC104705652 gene encoding lipid transfer-like protein VAS; amino-acid sequence: IKVIMEMKLFYVIAAALVLVVANLGVQTSGQSASCLNQLAPCLNYLNGTKEVPQVCCNPLKSVIRNNPECLCRMISNRGSSQAERAGIDVNDAQMLPARCGEHVNPIACLNRSRGSTNSNRSSSNIGNTFSQSYLMTTLAIAATVLSYFL